The following are encoded in a window of Rosa chinensis cultivar Old Blush chromosome 4, RchiOBHm-V2, whole genome shotgun sequence genomic DNA:
- the LOC112201081 gene encoding uncharacterized protein LOC112201081 — translation MGFFSFFGRVLFASIFILSAWQAFNEFGTDGGPAAKELAPKFSVLKDHLSSKLGFALPDVDPIHLAGAVIALKGLGGILFVLNSNIGALLLIIQLAFTTPLIYDFYNFSPDTPKFGVLLNDFLQQAALVGALFFFIGMKNSISKRGQITKKKIHKTKTG, via the exons ATGgggttcttctccttcttcggCCGCGTCCTCTTCGCCTCCATCTTCATCCTCTCCGCTTGGCAAGC GTTCAATGAATTTGGTACTGATGGAGGACCTGCTGCAAAGGAGTTGGCTCCCAAATTTTCCGTTTTAAAAGATCACCTGTCTTCGAAACTGGGCTTTGCATTACCGGATGTAGAT CCTATTCATTTAGCTGGAGCTGTGATAGCTCTAAAAGGTCTGGGAGGCATTCTATTTGTACTTAACAGTAATATTGGAGCTCTTCTCCTG ATTATTCAATTGGCATTTACCACTCCCCTCATCTATGATTTCTACAACTTCAGTCCAGACACTCCCAAATTTGGTGTACTCCTGAATGATTTCTTGCAG CAAGCAGCACTTGTTGGTGCACTGTTTTTCTTCATCGGGATGAAGAACTCTATTTCTAAGAGGGGCCAAATCACCAAGAAGAAGATCCACAAAACCAAAACTGGTTAG
- the LOC112200597 gene encoding enoyl-CoA delta isomerase 2, peroxisomal produces MCTLEKRGNIFFLTLTGAGAGDDDDDHRLGLPVISSLLSALADAKSQSSPGSVLITTARGKFFSNGFDLAWAQTAGSSSAALNRLHQMVVAFKPVLAALLSLPMPTVAALPGHAAAAGLLLAISHDYVTMRRDRGVLYMSEVDLGLPFPDYFVAAFRAKIGSVSARRDLLLRGMKVRGEEAVRMGIVDSAHDSAEAAVEAAVRVAEKLGERKWKGDVYAEIRMSLYPELCGVLGLEAKVVATPKL; encoded by the coding sequence ATGTGTACTCTAGAGAAGCGCGGCAACATCTTCTTCCTAACCCTAACCGGCGCCGGAGCCggcgacgacgacgacgatcaCCGCCTCGGCCTCCCCGTCATCTCCTCCCTCCTCTCCGCCCTCGCCGACGCCAAGTCCCAATCCTCCCCCGGCTCCGTCCTCATCACCACCGCCCGCGGCAAGTTCTTCTCCAACGGCTTCGACCTCGCCTGGGCCCAAACCGCCGGCTCCTCCTCCGCCGCCCTCAACCGCCTCCACCAGATGGTCGTCGCCTTCAAGCCCGTCCTCGCCGCCCTCCTCTCCCTCCCCATGCCCACCGTCGCCGCCCTCCCCGGCCACGCCGCCGCCGCCGGCCTCCTCCTCGCCATCAGCCACGACTACGTCACCATGCGGCGCGATCGCGGCGTGCTCTACATGAGCGAGGTCGACCTGGGGCTGCCGTTTCCGGACTACTTCGTGGCGGCGTTCCGGGCCAAGATCGGGTCGGTCTCGGCCCGGAGGGACTTGCTGCTGAGGGGGATGAAGGTGAGGGGAGAGGAGGCGGTCAGGATGGGGATCGTGGACTCGGCGCACGATAGCGCCGAGGCGGCGGTGGAGGCGGCGGTGCGCGTGGCGGAGAAGCTGGGGGAGAGGAAGTGGAAGGGTGACGTGTACGCCGAGATTAGGATGAGCTTGTACCCGGAGCTGTGTGGCGTGCTGGGCTTGGAGGCCAAAGTCGTCGCCACTCCGAAGCTCTGA
- the LOC112200255 gene encoding actin-related protein 9, whose translation MDYLKSVVPSHLFSERGSNIVVINPGSANIRIGLASQDSPLEFPHCIARHTTQVPKINVQDQMLNTPVTTAQYMEREKAYDKIATALKIPFLDEEIAKNSFPRKMGRIDGNNPQNSRKEAAFDWTDVYVKDSNSSPALESSEDRATTKEAMDQDQHDDANAEELGSSKHQYREFIFGEEALKVSPMAPYTLRRPIRRGHLNISQHYPMQQVYEDVLAIWDFILTEKLHIPLSERSMYSALLVLPETFDSREIKELLSIVLRDLHFSFAVVHQEGLAAAFGNGLSTGCIVSMGAQVTSVICIEDGVALPTTQKTLPFGGEDISRCLLWTQRHHQTWPQIRTDLYTKPIDLLMLNRLKESYCEIKEGKLEAVTVVHSYEDGMPAGSHKTSLTALNVPPMGLFHPMLLVPDAYPPPPRVWFLDYEDMLEDTWHMEYPRRPEMSEGLYPSMNVGYPMWDSYPVYAAKPKKEEKVGLAEAIMRSILSTGRLDLQRKLFSSIQLIGGVALTRGLIPAVEERVLLAIPSTEAIDRVEVLQSRGNPTFVPWKGGAILGILDFARDGWLRRDEWIQNGVRVGKGRKYKDSHFLEAQAMYYINS comes from the exons ATG GACTACCTGAAATCCGTGGTGCCTTCACACCTCTTCTCCGAGCGAGGCTCCAACATCGTCGTCATCAACCCAG GTTCTGCAAATATCAGAATAGGCCTTGCTTCACAGGACAGCCCTCTTGAATTCCCTCATTGCATTGCTAGGCACACCACACAAGTGCCCAAGATCAATGTTCAAGACCAG ATGCTTAATACTCCAGTTACTACTGCACAGTACATGGAGCGCGAAAAGGCGTATGATAAA ATTGCCACCGCGTTGAAGATACCGTTTCTTGATGAAGAGATTGCTAAGAATTCATTCCCACGCAAG ATGGGACGTATTGATGGAAATAATCCACAGAATAGTAGAAAGGAAGCAGCATTTGACTGGACAGATGTGTATGTAAAGGACTCTAATTCGTCACCTGCATTAG AAAGTTCAGAGGATAGAGCCACAACTAAAGAGGCCATGGACCAAGACCAGCATGATGATGCAAATGCTGAGGAGCTTGGTTCTAGCAAACACCAATACAGAGAGTTCATTTTTGGTGAGGAAGCACTTAAAGTATCTCCCATGGCGCCATATACATTACGTCGTCCTATTCGCAGAGGCCATCTAAATATATCGCAACATTATCCCATGCAGCAG GTATATGAGGATGTGCTTGCTATTTGGGACTTCATTTTGACGGAGAAGTTGCACATCCCGTTAAGTGAAAGAAGCATGTATTCTGCTCTTCTTGTCCTCCCAGAAACATTTGATAGTCGAG aaataaagGAATTGTTGTCTATAGTCTTGCGAGACTTGCATTTCAGCTTTGCAGTGGTTCACCAG GAAGGTCTAGCTGCAGCTTTTGGTAATGGGTTGTCAACAGGATGTATTGTTAGCATGGGTGCTCAGGTGACATCAGTTATTTGCATTGAG GATGGAGTAGCTTTACCTACCACACAGAAAACCTTACCTTTTGGTGGAGAG GATATATCAAGATGCCTTCTTTGGACTCAGAGACATCATCAGACATGGCCACAAATTCGTACTGACTTGTACACAAAGCCTATAGATCTCTTGATGCTTAACAGACTAAAGGAGTCttattgtgagattaaa GAGGGGAAACTTGAAGCTGTCACTGTAGTTCATTCTTATGAAGATGGCATGCCAGCTGGATCTCATAAGACAAGCCTAACTGCTCTTAAT GTCCCTCCAATGGGTTTGTTCCATCCGATGCTTTTGGTTCCAGATGCATATCCACCACCACCTAGAGTTTG GTTTCTTGACTATGAGGACATGCTGGAAGATACATGGCACATGGAATATCCGAGAAGACCTGAAATGTCAGAAGGACTGTATCCCAGCATGAATGTTGGGTATCCAATGTGGGATAGCTACCCAGTTTATGCAGCTAAaccaaagaaagaagagaaggttGGCCTTGCAGAAGCCATAATGAGGAGCATCCTTTCAACAG GACGTTTAGACCTCCAAAGAAAGTTGTTTTCCAGTATACAATTG ATTGGAGGAGTGGCTTTAACAAGAGGTCTCATTCCTGCAGTGGAGGAGAG ggtTTTACTTGCAATTCCTTCAACTGAAGCAATTGATAGGGTTGAG GTCTTGCAATCGAGAGGCAATCCAACTTTTGTACCATGGAAAGGTGGAGCG ATCCTTGGAATTCTTGACTTTGCTCGAGATGGGTGGCTACGTCGTGATGAGTGGATTCAAAATGGAGTTCGCGTTGGAAAGGGAAGAAAGTACAAGGACTCCCATTTCCTCGAAGCACAGGCAATGTATTATATTAATTCATAA